A part of Chitinophagaceae bacterium genomic DNA contains:
- a CDS encoding glycosyltransferase, whose product MVNDNDQLVLLTNEFPYGTGETFLESEITILSEHFSKIRIVPFSLPHRIIRTVPENVTIHSIRKSARVSNLLLIRNFIVFCKLFLIDFYFQSRKILYLKNFRAHVSIFKTSLFFSKGLEKIIDDENLRNALFYSYWMDVSAVALSILKYKSSISRYIFRTHGFDLYEERRKYGIIPFKYSVLLNCNKCFTISAHGYNYLNLQKRFRNKITLSYLGVINHGILNPLNFNKEFIIVSCSNLVPIKRVDLIARALQKVAFPVRWIHFGDGDERSTIRKLIESLPKNIKVSLKGRVTNLHILDFYQNNQVNLFVNVSKSEGLPVSIMESISFGIPVMATNVGGTSEIVNKQTGILLPESISPEYLAKEINLFAKSDLNKLEFRKGVRNFYLNNFNAIENYTNFALSLKTIDSNQK is encoded by the coding sequence ATGGTAAACGATAATGATCAACTGGTTTTATTAACCAATGAGTTTCCATATGGAACTGGAGAGACATTTCTGGAAAGTGAGATCACCATTTTGTCTGAACATTTTTCTAAAATCAGAATAGTACCTTTTTCTTTACCTCATAGAATCATAAGGACAGTCCCTGAAAATGTGACTATTCATTCGATAAGAAAAAGTGCCAGAGTAAGTAATTTGCTGTTGATTAGGAACTTTATTGTTTTTTGTAAATTGTTCTTAATTGATTTCTATTTCCAATCAAGAAAAATTTTATATCTAAAAAATTTTAGGGCTCATGTAAGTATTTTTAAGACTTCGTTGTTTTTTTCAAAAGGCCTTGAAAAGATTATTGATGATGAAAATCTTAGAAATGCTCTTTTTTACAGTTATTGGATGGATGTTTCAGCTGTTGCATTGAGTATTTTAAAATATAAAAGTTCTATTTCTCGATATATTTTTCGCACACATGGTTTTGATTTATATGAGGAAAGAAGAAAATACGGAATTATTCCATTTAAATATTCTGTGCTTTTAAACTGCAATAAATGCTTTACAATTTCTGCACATGGTTACAATTATCTGAATCTTCAGAAGAGGTTTAGAAATAAGATTACTTTGAGCTATCTGGGAGTAATCAACCATGGGATCTTAAATCCATTAAATTTTAACAAAGAGTTTATTATTGTTAGTTGCAGCAACCTGGTGCCAATTAAGAGAGTAGATTTAATAGCCAGAGCCTTGCAGAAAGTCGCATTTCCAGTAAGATGGATACATTTTGGAGATGGTGATGAGAGGAGTACTATTCGAAAATTGATTGAAAGTTTACCAAAAAATATTAAAGTCAGTCTAAAGGGAAGAGTAACCAATCTTCATATTCTGGATTTTTATCAAAACAATCAGGTTAACCTTTTTGTCAATGTTAGTAAAAGCGAAGGACTCCCTGTTTCAATTATGGAGTCCATTAGTTTTGGTATCCCTGTTATGGCAACAAATGTGGGAGGAACAAGTGAAATTGTAAATAAGCAGACAGGCATTCTTTTGCCGGAATCAATTTCGCCGGAATACCTGGCAAAAGAGATAAATCTTTTCGCTAAAAGTGATTTAAATAAACTAGAATTTAGAAAAGGAGTGCGAAATTTCTATTTAAACAATTTTAACGCTATAGAAAATTATACGAATTTTGCTTTATCATTAAAGACAATTGATTCTAATCAGAAATGA